Proteins from one Plectropomus leopardus isolate mb unplaced genomic scaffold, YSFRI_Pleo_2.0 unplaced_scaffold738, whole genome shotgun sequence genomic window:
- the LOC121940073 gene encoding zinc finger BED domain-containing protein 3-like: MESVTDSTSSWPWFHLMNEAMEGRLANSAPLLTPVTQDDDPDPAPRHRSRPVPPPPPPPPPLPPPPPPSSSSDYGQEPFGDGGEQAQRGSEVCEGPLGGLEREWELVERERAALERERELVERDRATVERERAAVQAERLWLERERAAVERDRAMVEQERASLGREREVLDQRALMLNSVGHSGHLNALM, from the coding sequence ATGGAGAGCGTGACGGACAGCACCTCCTCCTGGCCGTGGTTCCACCTGATGAACGAGGCGATGGAGGGCCGCCTGGCGAACAGCGCCCCCCTCCTCACCCCCGTCACCCAGGACGATGACCCCGACCCCGCCCCCAGACACAGATCCCGGCCCGTCCCTCCtccgccgcctcctcctcctcctcttcctcctcctcctcccccctcctcctcatcgGACTACGGACAGGAGCCGTTTGGTGACGGCGGGGAGCAGGCGCAGCGCGGCTCGGAGGTGTGCGAGGGGCCGCTGGGAGGACTGGAGAGGGAGTGGGAGCTGGTGGAGCGGGAGCGGGCGGCGCTGGAGCGGGAGAGGGAGCTGGTGGAGCGGGACAGGGCGACGGTGGAGCGGGAGCGGGCGGCGGTGCAGGCGGAGCGGCTGTGGCTGGAGCGGGAGCGGGCGGCGGTGGAGCGGGACAGAGCCATGGTGGAGCAGGAGCGCGCCTCGCTGGGCCGTGAGAGGGAGGTGCTGGACCAGAGGGCGCTCATGCTCAACTCCGTAGGACACTCGGGACACCTCAACGCCCTCATGTAG